A window of Auraticoccus monumenti contains these coding sequences:
- a CDS encoding ABC transporter ATP-binding protein, which produces MQAVTTVHPSTHPVTADAGSDEVRPLIAPPPARKRPTTSLFRLRTYLYAYGARYLIMAVASVLGIGFSLAIPLLTRRVIDGPIADADQRGLLILGTVATAVGIGEAVVLFLRRWIVSRANNGSERLIRTDLYARLQLLPMSFHGRWQGGQLLSRMMTDLAIIRRFLGFGMIFLVVNIAQIIVVVIMLLVMYWPLGVVVAASIVPVAWLCHVNEKRYTKLSRKVQDQQGDVASSVEEGVHGLRVIKSFGRFPHLYSGFERRTNELYETSMDRVRLQSKFLTFLEVIPTCTMIIVLGIGAVATARGEISIGTLVAFITLLLSLIWPVAALGFLLAMTQEAMTAADRIAEILDAENPLVDGTRVLESPRGHLRLEGVGFRFDDSDEDTLKGVDLDIAPGETVALVGGTGSGKTTLTALVARLVDVTEGRITIDGVDVRELRISYLRSLVATAFEDPTLFSMSARENLTLGRADASDADIEQALDIAQAQFVKELPWGLDTRIGEQGMSLSGGQRQRLALARAVLVNPKVLVLDDTLSALDIHTEALVEEALKRVLSDVTGLVVAHRASTVLLADRVAVLSRGSIVAVGTHAELLATSQEYRDLMSADFDAEAELDECRCPEHPRRHPDRSGDERAEVAR; this is translated from the coding sequence ATGCAAGCGGTTACCACCGTCCACCCGTCCACCCACCCCGTCACCGCCGACGCAGGCTCCGACGAGGTCCGACCGCTCATCGCCCCGCCGCCGGCACGCAAGCGGCCCACCACCTCGCTCTTCCGGCTGCGCACCTACCTGTACGCCTACGGCGCGCGCTACCTCATCATGGCCGTGGCCTCCGTGCTGGGCATCGGCTTCTCCCTGGCCATCCCGCTGCTGACCCGGCGCGTGATCGACGGCCCGATCGCCGACGCCGACCAGCGCGGCCTGCTCATCCTGGGCACCGTGGCGACGGCGGTGGGCATCGGGGAGGCGGTGGTGCTGTTCCTGCGCCGCTGGATCGTCTCCCGGGCCAACAACGGCTCCGAGCGGCTGATCCGCACCGACCTCTACGCCCGCCTCCAGCTGCTGCCGATGTCCTTCCACGGCCGCTGGCAGGGTGGTCAGCTGCTCTCGCGGATGATGACCGACCTCGCGATCATCCGGCGCTTCCTGGGCTTCGGGATGATCTTCCTGGTCGTCAACATCGCCCAGATCATCGTCGTGGTCATCATGCTGCTGGTGATGTACTGGCCGCTCGGCGTGGTCGTGGCCGCCTCGATCGTTCCCGTCGCCTGGCTCTGCCACGTCAACGAGAAGCGCTACACGAAGCTGTCGCGCAAGGTGCAGGACCAGCAGGGCGACGTCGCCTCCAGCGTGGAGGAGGGCGTCCACGGCCTGCGCGTCATCAAGTCCTTCGGCCGCTTCCCCCACCTCTACTCCGGCTTCGAGCGCCGCACCAACGAGCTCTACGAGACGTCGATGGACCGGGTCCGGCTGCAGTCGAAGTTCCTCACCTTCCTCGAGGTCATCCCCACCTGCACGATGATCATCGTGCTCGGCATCGGCGCGGTGGCCACCGCCCGCGGCGAGATCAGCATCGGCACCCTGGTCGCCTTCATCACCCTCCTGCTGTCGCTGATCTGGCCGGTCGCCGCCCTCGGCTTCCTGCTGGCCATGACCCAGGAGGCGATGACGGCCGCCGACCGCATCGCGGAGATCCTGGACGCCGAGAACCCGCTGGTCGACGGCACCCGGGTGCTGGAGTCCCCCCGCGGGCACCTGCGGCTGGAGGGCGTCGGCTTCCGCTTCGACGACTCCGACGAGGACACTTTGAAGGGCGTCGACCTCGACATCGCCCCGGGGGAGACGGTCGCCCTGGTCGGGGGCACCGGCTCGGGCAAGACCACGCTGACGGCGCTGGTGGCGAGGCTGGTCGACGTCACCGAGGGCCGGATCACCATCGACGGGGTGGACGTCCGCGAGCTGCGGATCTCCTACCTGCGCAGCCTGGTGGCCACCGCCTTCGAGGACCCGACGCTGTTCTCCATGTCGGCCCGGGAGAACCTGACCCTGGGTCGGGCCGACGCCAGCGACGCCGACATCGAGCAGGCGCTGGACATCGCGCAGGCGCAGTTCGTGAAGGAGCTGCCCTGGGGTCTGGACACCCGGATCGGTGAGCAGGGGATGAGCCTCTCCGGCGGTCAGCGCCAGCGGCTCGCGCTGGCCCGCGCGGTGCTGGTCAACCCCAAGGTGCTCGTCCTCGACGACACCCTCAGCGCCCTCGACATCCACACCGAGGCGCTGGTGGAGGAGGCGCTCAAGCGGGTGCTGAGCGACGTCACCGGTCTGGTGGTCGCCCACCGGGCCTCCACCGTGCTGCTGGCCGACCGGGTGGCGGTGCTCAGCCGCGGGTCCATCGTGGCGGTGGGCACCCACGCCGAGCTGCTGGCCACCAGCCAGGAGTACCGCGACCTGATGTCGGCGGACTTCGACGCCGAGGCCGAGCTCGACGAGTGCCGGTGCCCCGAGCACCCCAGACGCCACCCCGACCGGTCCGGCGACGAGCGGGCGGAGGTGGCCCGATGA
- a CDS encoding phage holin family protein, producing the protein MLLRLLANAAALGVATLLLPGITLGGGSPVRMVLVLLAVALVFGIVNAVVKPIFTVVTLPVVLLSLGVFLLVINALMLWLTSAIGGWFGLGWHVDGFWNALFGALIISVVSFVLNAFIGDDRRRGRRRA; encoded by the coding sequence ATGCTGCTCCGACTCCTCGCCAACGCCGCGGCCCTCGGCGTCGCCACGCTGCTGCTGCCGGGCATCACCCTGGGTGGTGGCTCCCCGGTCCGGATGGTCCTGGTGCTGCTGGCCGTCGCCCTGGTCTTCGGCATCGTCAACGCCGTGGTGAAGCCGATCTTCACCGTGGTCACGCTCCCCGTGGTGCTGCTCTCCCTCGGGGTCTTCCTGCTGGTCATCAACGCGCTGATGCTCTGGCTCACCTCCGCGATCGGCGGCTGGTTCGGGCTGGGCTGGCACGTCGACGGGTTCTGGAACGCCCTCTTCGGCGCCCTCATCATCTCGGTGGTCAGCTTCGTGCTGAACGCGTTCATCGGCGACGACCGCCGTCGTGGTCGGCGTCGCGCGTGA
- a CDS encoding transporter substrate-binding domain-containing protein, with the protein MQIPTRRSRTTQSPAAGRRGPRALVGLLAASSLVLSGCGGGGGGTEGEPADSGSDALITEGTLVAASSGEYRPFSYYEGDELVGFDKDIADAVATEMGLQPDTQTGRFDTLVQGLQSRRYDVVIGSMTPTPERDNAVDFTDGYYTSGAQMFVREDSDCSDPRAMDAPVVGVASGTTYQTFIEDEGLAGEVKTYGSDVTALTDLASGRLDGVVTDKLVGLNQVNEAEQPLRTCGELLFSEEPAFAVRDGNTALVEDLNAALAAIKEDGTYAELSEKWFGQDIS; encoded by the coding sequence GTGCAGATCCCCACCCGCCGATCCCGCACCACCCAGAGCCCGGCCGCCGGACGACGCGGTCCGCGGGCGCTCGTGGGCCTGCTCGCCGCGTCCTCCCTCGTGCTCAGCGGCTGCGGCGGCGGCGGCGGTGGCACCGAGGGCGAACCGGCCGACAGCGGCAGCGACGCGCTGATCACCGAGGGGACGCTGGTCGCGGCCTCGAGCGGTGAGTACCGCCCCTTCAGCTACTACGAGGGCGACGAGCTGGTCGGCTTCGACAAGGACATCGCCGACGCCGTCGCGACCGAGATGGGGCTGCAGCCCGACACCCAGACCGGACGCTTCGACACCCTCGTGCAGGGTCTGCAGAGCCGTCGCTACGACGTGGTGATCGGGTCCATGACCCCCACCCCCGAGCGCGACAACGCGGTGGACTTCACCGACGGCTACTACACCTCCGGCGCGCAGATGTTCGTCCGCGAGGACAGCGACTGCAGCGATCCCCGCGCGATGGACGCCCCCGTGGTCGGGGTCGCCAGCGGCACCACCTACCAGACGTTCATCGAGGACGAGGGCCTGGCCGGAGAGGTCAAGACCTACGGCTCCGACGTCACCGCCCTGACCGACCTGGCCTCCGGCCGGCTGGACGGCGTGGTCACCGACAAGCTGGTCGGGCTGAACCAGGTCAACGAGGCCGAGCAGCCGCTGAGGACCTGCGGTGAGCTGCTGTTCAGCGAGGAGCCGGCCTTCGCCGTCCGCGACGGGAACACCGCGCTCGTCGAGGACCTCAACGCCGCGCTGGCCGCGATCAAGGAGGACGGCACCTACGCCGAGCTCAGCGAGAAGTGGTTCGGCCAGGACATCTCCTGA
- a CDS encoding amino acid ABC transporter permease, with translation MGDFLTALVDSWPLFLEAAGRTLALSAVALVLALPLGALVSGLAMSKIRPLRWFAAGYIGLIRGTPLITQIFILYFGLTIVLLLPGFWAASIALAFHNSAYIAEIIRSGFQSVPKGLDEASRSLGMSWSRTLLRVRGPLAFRTALPALANQFIIAVKDSSLAAFVTVDELFQVALRLTASTYEPMTYYVIVAFYYLAIVLVLTLVVNRLERALSKHRR, from the coding sequence ATGGGAGACTTCCTGACCGCCCTGGTCGACTCCTGGCCGCTCTTCCTGGAGGCCGCCGGCCGCACGCTCGCGCTGTCGGCGGTCGCCCTGGTGCTGGCGCTGCCGCTGGGCGCCCTGGTGTCGGGCCTCGCCATGAGCAAGATCCGTCCGCTGCGCTGGTTCGCCGCCGGCTACATCGGCCTGATCCGCGGCACCCCGCTGATCACGCAGATCTTCATCCTGTACTTTGGGCTGACCATCGTGCTGCTGCTGCCCGGGTTCTGGGCGGCCTCGATCGCGCTGGCCTTCCACAACTCCGCCTACATCGCCGAGATCATCCGCTCCGGCTTCCAGTCGGTGCCCAAGGGGCTGGACGAGGCCTCGCGGTCCCTCGGCATGAGCTGGTCGCGGACCCTGCTGCGGGTGCGCGGTCCGCTGGCCTTCCGCACCGCGCTGCCGGCGCTGGCCAACCAGTTCATCATCGCGGTGAAGGACTCCTCGCTGGCCGCCTTCGTCACCGTGGACGAGCTGTTCCAGGTGGCGCTGCGGCTGACGGCCTCCACCTACGAGCCGATGACGTACTACGTGATCGTGGCCTTCTACTACCTGGCCATCGTGCTGGTGCTCACCCTCGTGGTGAACCGGCTCGAGCGCGCCCTGAGCAAGCACCGGAGGTGA
- a CDS encoding ABC transporter ATP-binding protein, which produces MSTSTRESRRDRQRAAEQRPADVDAWRGVKAEGQEEISTSGSVFLRRRSWLLLRDLVRPHHRALLVLVVVVVLANGARLAPPALVQRGIDVAIPALVDRDAIAPLVTVMALMLGAVIVQAIGNIIFVRGSGRVGQQMLLEIRQRLYRHFQTLDVAFHDRYTSGRVVSRMTSDVDAIAEMVQTGFSGLATAVLTMVGVGVLMLVLDWQLGLVCLLSFPALMLLVRWFSRRTAVTYRGVREASASVIIQFVETMSGIRAVQAYRREGRNKEIFEDLADRYRDANVTAFRLVAIFMPGVKLVGNITIGLTLLYGGYRVLQGEMTVGVLAAFLLYLRMFFEPMQEISQFYNTFQSATSALEKLSGVLEERPKVAPPARPAELPRARGAMRFEGVRFAYVDDRPVLPGLDLDVPAGQTVALVGTTGAGKTTIAKLMARFYDPTEGRVTLDGIDLRELDDADLRRAVVMVTQENFMFDGTIGDNIRFGRPDATDEEIREAAHAVGADTFIDSFPKGYDTDVAKRGGRLSAGQRQLVAFARAFLADPAVLILDEATSSLDIPSERLVQQALQTILADRTAVIIAHRLSTVEIADRVLVLEHGEVLEDGSPAELTSQQGGRYAALHEAWIDSLA; this is translated from the coding sequence ATGAGCACCTCCACCCGTGAGAGCCGTCGCGACCGCCAGCGCGCCGCCGAGCAGCGACCGGCCGACGTCGACGCCTGGCGCGGCGTCAAGGCCGAGGGCCAGGAGGAGATCAGCACCTCCGGCTCGGTCTTCCTGCGCCGGCGCTCCTGGCTCCTGCTGCGCGACCTGGTCCGCCCCCACCACCGCGCGCTGCTGGTGCTGGTGGTCGTGGTGGTGCTGGCCAACGGCGCCCGGCTGGCACCGCCCGCGCTGGTGCAGCGCGGCATCGACGTGGCCATCCCGGCCCTGGTGGACCGCGACGCGATCGCCCCGCTGGTCACCGTGATGGCCCTGATGCTGGGGGCGGTGATCGTCCAGGCCATCGGCAACATCATCTTCGTCCGCGGCTCCGGGCGGGTCGGGCAGCAGATGCTGCTGGAGATCCGCCAGCGGCTCTACCGCCACTTCCAGACCCTCGACGTGGCCTTCCACGACCGCTACACCTCCGGGCGCGTGGTCTCGCGGATGACCAGCGACGTCGACGCGATCGCCGAGATGGTGCAGACCGGGTTCTCCGGCCTGGCCACCGCGGTGCTCACCATGGTCGGTGTCGGCGTGCTGATGCTGGTGCTGGACTGGCAGCTGGGCCTGGTCTGCCTGCTGTCCTTCCCGGCGCTGATGCTGCTGGTGCGCTGGTTCTCGAGGCGGACCGCGGTGACCTACCGCGGCGTCCGGGAGGCCTCGGCCTCGGTGATCATCCAGTTCGTGGAGACCATGAGCGGCATCCGCGCCGTCCAGGCCTACCGCCGCGAGGGCCGTAACAAGGAGATCTTCGAGGACCTGGCCGACCGCTACCGCGACGCCAACGTCACCGCGTTCCGGCTGGTGGCGATCTTCATGCCGGGGGTCAAGCTGGTCGGCAACATCACCATCGGCCTGACGCTGCTCTACGGCGGCTACCGGGTGCTGCAGGGGGAGATGACGGTGGGCGTGCTGGCCGCGTTCCTGCTGTACCTGCGGATGTTCTTCGAGCCGATGCAGGAGATCAGCCAGTTCTACAACACCTTCCAGTCCGCCACCTCGGCGCTGGAGAAGCTGTCGGGGGTGCTGGAGGAGCGTCCCAAGGTCGCGCCGCCGGCCAGGCCGGCCGAGCTGCCGCGGGCCCGCGGGGCGATGCGCTTCGAGGGTGTCCGGTTCGCCTACGTCGACGACCGTCCGGTGCTGCCGGGGCTGGACCTGGACGTCCCGGCGGGTCAGACCGTGGCCCTGGTCGGCACCACCGGTGCGGGCAAGACCACCATCGCCAAGCTGATGGCGCGCTTCTACGACCCCACCGAGGGCCGTGTCACCCTCGACGGGATCGACCTGCGCGAGCTCGACGACGCCGACCTGCGCCGGGCGGTGGTGATGGTCACCCAGGAGAACTTCATGTTCGACGGGACCATCGGGGACAACATCCGCTTCGGGCGTCCGGACGCCACCGACGAGGAGATCCGGGAGGCCGCCCACGCGGTGGGGGCCGACACCTTCATCGACTCGTTCCCCAAGGGCTACGACACCGACGTGGCCAAGCGCGGTGGACGTCTCTCCGCCGGTCAGCGCCAGCTGGTGGCCTTCGCCCGGGCCTTCCTGGCCGACCCGGCGGTGCTGATCCTGGACGAGGCCACCTCGAGCCTGGACATCCCCAGCGAGCGGCTGGTGCAGCAGGCGCTGCAGACGATCCTGGCCGACCGGACCGCGGTGATCATCGCCCACCGGCTCTCCACGGTGGAGATCGCCGACCGGGTGCTGGTGCTGGAGCACGGCGAGGTGCTGGAGGACGGCTCCCCGGCCGAGCTCACCAGCCAGCAGGGCGGCCGCTACGCCGCGCTGCACGAGGCCTGGATCGACTCGCTGGCCTGA
- a CDS encoding response regulator transcription factor: MHILVVDDDQAVRDSLARSLQYSGYEVSTASDGVEALARLSAVRPDAVIMDVMMPRLDGLETTRMLRSTGNDVPILVLTARDAVGDRVDGLDAGGDDYMAKPFALDELLARLRALVRRAGTVNESLDPTAQHLTFSDLSLNTQTREVLRGNRSISLTRTEFALLQAFMENPRRVLERGWLLNEVWGFDFPTTANSLEVYIGYLRRKTEAESEPRLIHTVRGVGYVLRETPP; this comes from the coding sequence ATGCACATCCTGGTGGTGGACGACGACCAGGCCGTCCGTGACTCCCTCGCCCGCTCGCTGCAGTACAGCGGCTACGAGGTCAGCACCGCCAGCGACGGCGTCGAGGCCCTGGCCCGGCTGTCCGCGGTGCGCCCGGACGCCGTGATCATGGACGTGATGATGCCGCGGCTGGACGGCCTGGAGACCACCCGGATGCTCCGCTCCACCGGCAACGACGTGCCGATCCTGGTGCTCACCGCCCGCGACGCCGTCGGCGACCGGGTGGACGGGCTGGACGCCGGCGGCGACGACTACATGGCCAAGCCGTTCGCCCTGGACGAGCTGCTGGCCCGGTTGCGGGCCCTGGTGCGGCGGGCCGGGACGGTCAACGAGTCCCTGGACCCGACCGCCCAGCACCTCACCTTCAGCGACCTCTCGCTCAACACCCAGACCCGTGAGGTGCTGCGCGGCAACCGCTCGATCAGCCTGACCCGGACCGAGTTCGCGCTGCTGCAGGCCTTCATGGAGAACCCGCGGCGGGTGCTGGAGCGCGGCTGGCTGCTGAACGAGGTGTGGGGGTTCGACTTCCCCACCACCGCGAACTCGCTCGAGGTCTACATCGGCTACCTCCGTCGCAAGACCGAGGCCGAGTCCGAGCCGAGGTTGATCCACACGGTGCGTGGCGTGGGCTACGTGCTGCGTGAAACCCCACCGTGA
- a CDS encoding low molecular weight protein-tyrosine-phosphatase, producing MSAPDQDGVSAPDQDVREVVFVCWGNICRSPMAERVARKWAENQGLDGVRFTSAGTSTEELGNPVDPRARVWLERHGYDADDHVASQVSADEIAGAELVVAMEDVHVRRMEQITGHRNDNVRLLTDFDPAAPEGAGVPDPWYGGGEGFGDTLASIEAAMPGLFRALQGHRP from the coding sequence GTGAGCGCGCCCGACCAGGACGGCGTGAGCGCGCCCGACCAGGACGTCCGCGAGGTCGTGTTCGTCTGCTGGGGCAACATCTGCCGCTCCCCGATGGCCGAGCGGGTGGCCCGCAAGTGGGCCGAGAACCAGGGGCTGGACGGCGTCCGCTTCACCAGCGCGGGCACCAGCACCGAGGAGCTGGGCAACCCCGTGGACCCCCGGGCCCGGGTCTGGCTGGAGCGCCACGGCTACGACGCCGACGACCACGTCGCCTCCCAGGTCTCCGCCGACGAGATCGCCGGTGCGGAGCTGGTGGTGGCGATGGAGGACGTCCACGTGCGCCGGATGGAGCAGATCACCGGCCACCGCAACGACAACGTCCGGCTGCTCACCGACTTCGACCCGGCCGCACCCGAGGGCGCAGGCGTCCCCGACCCCTGGTACGGCGGGGGGGAGGGCTTCGGGGACACCCTGGCCAGCATCGAGGCGGCCATGCCGGGCCTCTTCAGGGCTTTGCAGGGGCATCGGCCCTAA
- a CDS encoding ester cyclase — translation MSDTQVHLHEVYHRYIEAINNRELDRMHEFAHDQLTFNGEPVSRDDYVAAIQGHLAAVEDFVWRLDDLVIEGDRVAARLTDTGTPVTEWLGLQPTGKAVEFTEYAFYHFRDGRFEDMWYLLDTRAVQSQLGA, via the coding sequence GTGAGTGACACCCAGGTCCACCTGCACGAGGTCTACCACCGCTACATCGAGGCCATCAACAACCGCGAGCTCGACCGGATGCACGAGTTCGCCCACGACCAGCTGACCTTCAACGGCGAGCCGGTCTCGCGCGACGACTACGTCGCTGCGATCCAGGGGCACCTGGCGGCGGTGGAGGACTTCGTGTGGCGGCTCGACGACCTCGTCATCGAGGGTGACCGCGTCGCGGCGCGTCTCACCGACACCGGGACCCCGGTCACCGAGTGGCTGGGTCTCCAGCCGACCGGCAAGGCTGTCGAGTTCACCGAGTACGCGTTCTACCACTTCCGCGACGGACGTTTCGAGGACATGTGGTACCTCCTCGACACCCGGGCCGTCCAGAGCCAGCTGGGCGCCTGA
- a CDS encoding sensor histidine kinase, protein MIWQWLGSPTLGRRISVLTALAVACTVALTGVAGWLVTRVSLYQQLDDELTEIASFTSDSVSADISTLGGLDAEALRTVNVSLLVLGTDGSVRRVPGASTSLVWGAEEMAVARLGQGSSAREGRADNGNLYRIVAVPMEIEEEGSYALVIGRPLQPYTSILRSLALVMGTFGGLAAVGSAFIGYAVARSSLRPVRELSGAVSRVTVTDHLDPIEVHGDDELSQLTRSFNTMLSSLSLSRERQRRLIADAGHELRTPLTSLRTNIELLVADDRTGMLPEGARAEILRDVAAQLAEFTTLVGDLVQLAREDRVEPSPEPIDLREVTRNAIERARRRGPGLTFDVELNPLYLIGEPDTLERAITNLLDNAVKFSPPGGTVHVLLEGDRLRISDQGPGITDEDLPHIFDRFYRADSSRNTPGTGLGLSIVATTVARHGGWVRAGRSAEGGAEFTVQLPGSTTLAEVDDEGDETQILTRISD, encoded by the coding sequence GTGATCTGGCAGTGGTTGGGCTCCCCCACGCTGGGGCGCCGGATCTCCGTGCTGACCGCCCTGGCCGTCGCCTGCACCGTGGCCCTGACCGGGGTCGCCGGCTGGCTGGTGACCAGGGTGTCGCTGTACCAGCAGCTGGACGACGAGCTGACCGAGATCGCGAGCTTCACCTCCGACTCGGTCTCCGCCGACATCTCCACCCTGGGCGGCCTGGACGCCGAGGCGCTGCGCACGGTCAACGTCTCCCTGCTGGTGCTGGGCACCGACGGCTCGGTCCGGCGCGTGCCCGGTGCGTCCACCTCGCTGGTGTGGGGCGCGGAGGAGATGGCCGTGGCCCGGCTGGGCCAGGGGTCGTCCGCGCGGGAGGGCCGGGCCGACAACGGCAACCTGTACCGGATCGTCGCGGTGCCGATGGAGATCGAGGAGGAGGGCAGCTACGCCCTGGTGATCGGGCGGCCGCTGCAGCCCTACACCTCGATCCTGCGCTCGCTGGCCCTGGTGATGGGCACGTTCGGCGGGCTGGCCGCCGTGGGCTCGGCCTTCATCGGCTACGCCGTCGCCCGCTCCAGCCTGAGACCGGTGCGCGAGCTGAGCGGGGCGGTGTCGCGGGTGACGGTGACCGACCACCTGGACCCGATCGAGGTGCACGGGGACGACGAGCTCTCCCAGCTGACCCGCTCGTTCAACACGATGCTGTCCTCGCTCAGCCTGTCCCGCGAGCGCCAGCGCCGCCTGATCGCCGACGCCGGCCACGAGCTCCGCACCCCGCTGACCAGCCTCCGCACCAACATCGAGCTGCTGGTGGCCGACGACCGCACCGGGATGCTGCCCGAGGGCGCCCGGGCGGAGATCCTGCGCGACGTCGCCGCCCAGCTGGCGGAGTTCACCACCCTGGTCGGGGACCTGGTCCAGCTGGCTCGCGAGGACCGGGTGGAACCGTCCCCGGAGCCGATCGACCTGCGCGAGGTCACCCGCAACGCGATCGAGCGGGCCCGCCGCCGCGGACCCGGGCTGACCTTCGACGTCGAGCTCAACCCGCTCTACCTGATCGGCGAGCCCGACACCCTGGAGCGGGCCATCACCAACCTGCTCGACAACGCGGTGAAGTTCTCCCCTCCCGGTGGCACCGTGCACGTCCTGCTGGAGGGTGACCGGCTGCGGATCTCCGACCAGGGGCCGGGGATCACCGACGAGGACCTGCCCCACATCTTCGACCGCTTCTACCGCGCCGACTCCTCCCGCAACACCCCCGGCACCGGTCTCGGCCTCTCCATCGTGGCGACCACGGTGGCCCGGCACGGCGGCTGGGTGCGGGCCGGGCGCTCGGCCGAGGGCGGGGCGGAGTTCACCGTCCAGCTGCCCGGCAGCACCACCCTGGCCGAGGTGGACGACGAGGGCGACGAGACCCAGATCCTCACCCGGATCAGCGACTGA
- a CDS encoding ABC transporter ATP-binding protein → MTDTALSLQGLHKSFGAKQAVSDLTLDVRAGSMFGLVGPNGAGKTTTLSMATGLLRPDAGRAFVLGSDVWADPAAAKARMGVLPDGVRLFDRLSGRELLRYVGLLRSVDPGLLETRSAELLEALGLTEDADNLVVDYSAGMTKKIGLACALVHAPRLLLLDEPLEAVDPVSGEAIRSILRSYVAGGGTVVLSSHVMELVESMCDTVAVVAQGRVLALGSLDEVRAGESLQRRFISLVGGKELDQEALTWLRSS, encoded by the coding sequence GTGACCGACACCGCGCTCTCCCTGCAGGGCCTGCACAAGTCCTTCGGGGCAAAACAGGCCGTCAGCGACCTCACCCTCGACGTCCGCGCCGGCTCCATGTTCGGCCTGGTCGGACCCAACGGGGCGGGCAAGACCACGACGCTCTCGATGGCCACCGGGCTGCTGCGTCCCGACGCGGGGCGGGCCTTCGTGCTCGGCTCCGACGTCTGGGCCGACCCGGCCGCGGCCAAGGCGCGGATGGGGGTGCTGCCCGACGGCGTCCGGCTCTTCGACCGGCTCAGCGGTCGGGAGCTGCTGCGCTACGTCGGGCTGCTCCGCTCGGTCGACCCGGGGCTGCTCGAGACCCGCAGCGCCGAGCTGCTGGAGGCCCTCGGGCTCACCGAGGACGCCGACAACCTGGTGGTCGACTACTCCGCCGGCATGACCAAGAAGATCGGGCTGGCCTGCGCCCTGGTGCACGCGCCGCGGCTGCTGCTGCTGGACGAGCCGCTGGAGGCCGTCGACCCGGTCTCGGGGGAGGCGATCCGCTCGATCCTGCGCAGCTACGTCGCCGGTGGTGGCACCGTCGTGCTCTCCAGCCACGTGATGGAGCTGGTGGAGAGCATGTGCGACACCGTGGCGGTGGTGGCCCAGGGACGCGTGCTGGCCCTGGGCAGCCTGGACGAGGTCCGGGCCGGGGAGTCGCTGCAGCGCCGCTTCATCTCCCTCGTCGGCGGCAAGGAGCTGGACCAGGAGGCACTGACGTGGTTGCGGTCCTCGTAA
- a CDS encoding amino acid ABC transporter ATP-binding protein, with product MSIVSMEQVSKRFGDNVVLDGVDLEVAKGEVVVLIGPSGAGKSTLLRCVNGLESIDGGAITVDGSPVVQQGRQLNALRQRIGMVFQQFNLFPHLKVIDNITMAQRDVLGRSRAEAEQRATALLERVGLAEKAREYPERLSGGQQQRVAIARALAMDPVLMLFDEPTSALDPELVGEVLQVMQDLAAEGMTMLVVTHEMRFARRAADRVVLMADGGIAEQGSAEQVLEHPTSERGRAFLAELGG from the coding sequence ATGAGCATCGTGAGCATGGAGCAGGTCTCCAAGCGCTTCGGGGACAACGTCGTGCTGGACGGCGTCGACCTCGAGGTGGCCAAGGGTGAGGTGGTGGTGCTGATCGGTCCGTCCGGCGCGGGCAAGAGCACGCTGCTGCGCTGCGTGAACGGGCTGGAGTCGATCGACGGCGGGGCCATCACGGTGGACGGCAGCCCGGTGGTGCAGCAGGGCCGCCAGCTCAACGCCCTCCGGCAGCGGATCGGGATGGTGTTCCAGCAGTTCAACCTCTTCCCCCACCTCAAGGTGATCGACAACATCACCATGGCCCAGCGCGACGTGCTCGGGCGCTCCCGGGCCGAGGCCGAGCAGCGGGCGACGGCCCTGCTGGAGCGCGTCGGGCTGGCCGAGAAGGCGCGGGAGTACCCCGAGCGGCTGTCCGGCGGTCAGCAGCAGCGGGTGGCGATCGCCCGCGCCCTGGCGATGGACCCGGTGCTGATGCTCTTCGACGAGCCCACCTCCGCGCTGGACCCCGAGCTGGTCGGGGAGGTGCTGCAGGTGATGCAGGACCTGGCCGCCGAGGGGATGACCATGCTGGTGGTGACCCACGAGATGCGCTTCGCCCGGCGCGCCGCGGACCGGGTGGTGCTGATGGCCGACGGGGGCATCGCCGAGCAGGGGAGCGCCGAGCAGGTGCTGGAGCACCCCACCAGCGAGCGGGGACGGGCGTTCCTGGCCGAGCTCGGCGGCTGA